From a single Candidatus Rokuibacteriota bacterium genomic region:
- a CDS encoding TIGR00730 family Rossman fold protein — MSAERRYQLQDEDANRQIDALLERLRVPGGTWRYQAEMLTTALKMFEDGAQVADLKIANSALKELRYGFKVFAPYRSVPKVTVFGSARTPADHPVSQQARGFGKRMTESGWMVITGAGSGVMGAAQEGAGRERSFGMNIRLPFEQDANPWIADDPKLISFKYFFTRKLFLVREAWAMAFFPGGFGTGDEMFETLTLIQTGKAGIVPVVLVDAPGGCFWRRWVEFVREQMVETGMISAEDMGLFRVVDSVEEAAGEIEGFYRVFHSHRYVGENLVIRLRHALPPAVVAEISLRFSDILKGPADQVPQALESERGEFQDLPRLVLPFNRSGFSRLRQLIDFINADGR; from the coding sequence ATGAGCGCAGAACGGCGCTACCAGCTCCAGGACGAGGATGCCAACCGCCAGATCGACGCGCTCCTCGAGCGCCTGCGCGTGCCGGGCGGGACGTGGCGCTATCAGGCGGAGATGCTCACCACCGCGCTCAAGATGTTCGAGGACGGAGCGCAGGTCGCCGACCTCAAGATCGCCAACTCCGCGCTGAAGGAGCTTCGCTACGGTTTCAAGGTCTTCGCGCCGTATCGGAGCGTCCCCAAGGTCACGGTCTTCGGCTCGGCCCGCACCCCCGCCGACCACCCCGTGTCCCAGCAGGCTCGGGGCTTCGGGAAGCGGATGACAGAATCGGGATGGATGGTCATCACCGGAGCCGGGAGCGGGGTCATGGGCGCCGCCCAGGAGGGCGCGGGGCGCGAGCGGTCGTTTGGCATGAATATCCGCCTGCCATTCGAGCAGGATGCCAACCCCTGGATAGCGGACGACCCCAAGCTCATATCCTTTAAGTACTTTTTCACCCGCAAGCTCTTCCTGGTCCGGGAGGCTTGGGCCATGGCCTTCTTCCCCGGCGGCTTCGGCACCGGCGACGAGATGTTCGAGACGCTGACCCTGATTCAGACGGGCAAGGCCGGGATCGTCCCCGTGGTCCTGGTGGACGCTCCCGGTGGGTGCTTCTGGCGCCGCTGGGTGGAGTTCGTGCGGGAGCAGATGGTGGAGACGGGAATGATCTCGGCCGAAGATATGGGCCTCTTTCGCGTCGTCGACAGCGTGGAAGAGGCGGCGGGGGAGATCGAGGGGTTCTACAGGGTCTTTCACTCCCACCGCTACGTGGGCGAGAACCTCGTCATCCGCCTGCGCCACGCGCTGCCGCCGGCGGTCGTGGCGGAGATCTCGCTGCGCTTCTCGGACATCCTGAAGGGGCCCGCGGACCAGGTTCCGCAAGCCCTGGAAAGCGAGCGAGGCGAGTTCCAGGATCTGCCGCGTCTCGTTCTGCCGTTCAACCGCAGCGGCTTCTCCCGCCTTCGCCAGCTGATCGATTTCATCAACGCAGACGGCCGATAA
- the phoU gene encoding phosphate signaling complex protein PhoU yields MQRHFHEELEALKQTLLVMGGLVEDQIRRVMRALIERNDALAQEVIERDQQVNAYDVEVDETCVGLLALHQPAAGDLRFITTAMKIVTDLERMGDQAVNIAQRVLELNREPQLKPYIDLPRMASIAQRMVKESLDAFVARDTELARKVCAEDAEVDALKEQIFRELLTFMMEDARTIPRAIRLILISRFIERVADHATNVAEMVIYLVDAKMVRHTLG; encoded by the coding sequence ATGCAACGGCATTTCCACGAAGAGCTCGAGGCCCTCAAGCAGACGCTGCTGGTCATGGGCGGCCTGGTCGAGGACCAGATCCGCCGCGTGATGCGGGCGCTCATCGAGAGGAACGACGCGCTGGCCCAGGAGGTCATCGAGCGCGACCAGCAGGTCAACGCCTACGATGTCGAGGTGGACGAGACCTGCGTCGGTCTGCTGGCCCTGCACCAGCCGGCGGCGGGGGACCTGCGCTTCATCACGACGGCGATGAAGATCGTCACCGACCTCGAGCGGATGGGCGACCAGGCCGTGAACATCGCCCAGCGGGTGCTGGAGCTGAACCGCGAGCCGCAGCTCAAGCCGTACATCGACCTGCCGCGGATGGCTTCGATCGCCCAGCGGATGGTCAAGGAGAGCCTCGACGCCTTCGTCGCGCGGGACACCGAGCTGGCCCGCAAGGTCTGTGCCGAGGACGCGGAGGTGGATGCCCTCAAGGAGCAGATCTTCCGCGAGCTCTTGACCTTCATGATGGAGGACGCGCGGACGATCCCGAGGGCGATCCGGTTGATCCTGATCTCGCGCTTCATCGAGCGGGTGGCGGACCACGCGACCAACGTCGCCGAGATGGTGATCTACCTCGTGGACGCGAAGATGGTCCGCCACACGCTCGGCTGA
- the pstB gene encoding phosphate ABC transporter ATP-binding protein PstB, producing METPMVEIEQLNLWYGLKQALTDVTMSMPKHRITAYIGPSGCGKSTLLRCLNRMNDLVDGVRITGSIRIGGTDIHDPGQDVTELRKRVGMVFQKSNPFPKSIFENVAYGPRILGVTNRSDLEGIVERSLRAAALWDEVDDRLQESALGLSGGQQQRLCIARAIAVEPDVLLMDEPCSALDPIATARIEELMLELKNSYTIVIVTHNMQQAARVSDYTGFMLLGELVEFGATRELFTNPRDKKTEDYITGRFG from the coding sequence ATGGAGACCCCGATGGTCGAGATCGAGCAGCTCAACCTCTGGTATGGACTGAAGCAGGCGCTCACGGACGTCACGATGTCCATGCCGAAGCACCGGATCACGGCCTACATCGGACCGTCCGGCTGCGGCAAGTCCACGCTGCTCCGGTGCCTCAACCGGATGAACGACCTCGTGGACGGGGTCAGGATCACCGGCAGCATCCGGATCGGCGGCACGGACATCCACGACCCCGGCCAGGACGTGACGGAGCTGCGCAAGCGCGTGGGCATGGTCTTCCAGAAGTCGAACCCGTTCCCGAAGTCCATCTTCGAGAACGTTGCCTACGGGCCCCGGATCCTCGGGGTGACGAACCGGTCCGATCTCGAAGGGATCGTGGAGCGGAGCCTGCGGGCGGCCGCGCTGTGGGACGAGGTGGACGACCGGCTCCAGGAGTCTGCGCTCGGACTGTCCGGCGGCCAGCAGCAGCGGCTCTGCATCGCGCGGGCCATCGCCGTGGAGCCGGACGTGCTCCTGATGGACGAGCCCTGCTCGGCCCTCGACCCCATCGCCACGGCCAGGATCGAGGAGCTCATGCTCGAGCTCAAAAACAGCTACACCATCGTGATCGTGACGCACAACATGCAGCAGGCGGCCCGCGTGAGCGACTACACGGGTTTCATGCTGTTGGGGGAGCTGGTGGAGTTCGGTGCCACGCGGGAGCTGTTCACCAACCCCCGCGACAAGAAGACGGAGGACTACATCACCGGCCGGTTCGGATAG
- the pstA gene encoding phosphate ABC transporter permease PstA — MRQKSFWSTGEPFIWLTGGALTLALLLVVGLITLIVWNGMGFFWPKDVTRLTLSDGSVMTGQIVEREPVPGKRNEYRIKVKVANRDLYGADFQWVDESRIARRDRPADVAVIERTEWGLLIGSLKEVRDGGKAIAVGGAGSWAEVQKRMDETERVRRQIRAIEKVEIGAINARQEALRLKLKGLELKGITFGPQVETLQKQLAPLQERYQAHTARLAELRKGQTLTLVVAADGSKEKDIPLAQVLDVRFPNAMGLFAKCAFYAAHVWEFVSGEPREANTEGGVFPAIFGTILMVILMSIVVTPLGVLAAFYLREYARQGPFVSAVRIAVNNLAGVPSIVFGVFGLGFFIYGVGGTIDRLFFAEALPTPTFGTGGILWASLTLALLTVPVVIVATEEGLAAIPGGMREASLALSATKLETTLRVVLPAVMPSILTGLILAMARAAGEVAPLMITGVVKLAPSLPIDGQWPFFHFERKFMHLGFQIYDTGFQSPNVDAARPMVFATTLLLLLIVVFLNLFAIATRNRLRRKYATSAV; from the coding sequence GTGCGCCAAAAGAGCTTTTGGAGCACGGGCGAGCCCTTCATCTGGCTGACCGGAGGTGCTCTTACTCTAGCCCTGCTGCTCGTCGTTGGGCTGATCACCCTGATCGTGTGGAATGGCATGGGCTTCTTTTGGCCCAAGGATGTCACGCGACTGACCCTCTCCGACGGCTCGGTTATGACGGGTCAGATCGTGGAGCGCGAGCCCGTGCCCGGGAAGCGGAACGAGTACCGCATCAAGGTGAAGGTGGCCAACCGCGATCTCTACGGCGCCGACTTTCAGTGGGTGGACGAGTCCCGCATCGCCAGGCGCGACCGCCCCGCGGACGTGGCCGTGATCGAGAGGACGGAGTGGGGGCTCCTGATCGGCAGCCTCAAGGAAGTGCGGGATGGGGGCAAGGCGATCGCCGTGGGCGGGGCGGGCTCCTGGGCCGAGGTCCAGAAGCGCATGGACGAGACGGAGCGGGTGCGGCGACAGATCCGGGCCATCGAGAAGGTCGAGATCGGCGCGATCAACGCCAGGCAGGAAGCACTGCGCCTCAAACTCAAGGGGCTCGAGCTCAAGGGCATCACGTTCGGCCCGCAGGTCGAGACGCTCCAGAAGCAGCTGGCGCCGCTTCAGGAAAGGTACCAGGCGCACACGGCGCGTCTGGCGGAGCTGCGGAAGGGCCAGACGCTCACTCTTGTCGTTGCGGCCGACGGCAGCAAAGAGAAGGACATCCCTCTCGCGCAGGTGCTCGACGTCCGGTTCCCGAACGCGATGGGGCTCTTCGCCAAGTGCGCCTTCTACGCAGCCCACGTCTGGGAGTTCGTGTCGGGTGAGCCTCGCGAGGCGAACACGGAGGGCGGGGTGTTCCCTGCGATCTTCGGCACCATCCTGATGGTGATCCTGATGAGCATCGTGGTGACGCCGCTCGGCGTGCTGGCGGCCTTCTACCTGCGCGAGTACGCCCGGCAGGGGCCCTTCGTGTCCGCCGTGCGCATCGCCGTCAACAACCTGGCCGGCGTGCCGTCCATCGTCTTCGGCGTCTTCGGCCTGGGCTTCTTCATCTACGGTGTCGGCGGCACCATCGACCGGCTCTTCTTCGCCGAAGCGCTGCCGACGCCGACGTTCGGGACCGGCGGCATCCTCTGGGCCTCGCTCACGCTGGCGCTGCTGACGGTGCCGGTCGTGATCGTCGCCACGGAGGAGGGGCTGGCCGCGATCCCGGGCGGGATGCGCGAGGCGTCGCTGGCGCTCTCCGCGACCAAGCTCGAGACCACGCTGCGGGTCGTGCTGCCCGCCGTCATGCCGTCGATCCTGACGGGGCTGATCCTGGCCATGGCCCGGGCTGCCGGGGAGGTCGCCCCACTCATGATCACCGGCGTGGTCAAGCTCGCGCCGTCGCTGCCCATCGACGGGCAGTGGCCGTTCTTCCACTTCGAGCGGAAGTTCATGCACCTGGGCTTCCAGATCTACGACACGGGCTTCCAGTCCCCGAACGTCGACGCGGCGCGCCCGATGGTGTTCGCGACGACGCTGCTGCTCCTGCTTATCGTCGTGTTCCTGAACCTGTTCGCGATCGCGACCCGCAACCGGCTCCGCCGCAAGTACGCGACGTCCGCAGTCTAG
- a CDS encoding ABC transporter permease subunit, which yields MAINTESLSAGGPETPARPLVVSRARTGRRILTDRWASRLVVVGGIIIIACILAILFVIAVEVYPLFKPPTTTFVGSYGTAAAGRGPAPGDAIGVDEYREIAYTLTSRGSLEFAPLKGGRDIPAIAVPGLGSATVTSVASLGKTRLVLGTSDGRAIPLDVRFDVTFRDGKRTVAAAPAFGEPAVLDPQKRHAVRRLAAAGTDAGGVTVAQVGPADLVIQSVVEKKALIGGTRREESLASFAPELSGEITALKLDSRAEELFIGTSQGQVLRYGLKDPASPKLVEVVAVASKPGVPVTVLGFLLGDRTLVVGDQAGGVSSWQVVPPPGGGEKRLTRTHEFTAHAAPVVAMTASKRDKGFATADGSGSVHVSYGTSGQTLLSFKAERPGLEALVFAPKTDALLAEDGQGVIALWQVDNPHPETTLKTLFGKVWYEGYSQPTWVWQSTGGTDDFESKMSLTPLIFGTIKGTLYALLFAVPMALLAALYVSEFMHPSVKAYVKPVVEIMAALPSVVLGFLAGLWLAPVLEPIVPGLFLVPLVLPVVILAAYALWRLVPLSIRGGFKTGTEAFLLVPVVLAGIWIALGLGGLVESTLMQGNYRGWVLTALGLTYDQRNSLVVGIAMGFAVIPIIFTIAEDSLANVPGHLRAGSLALGATRWQTALRIVLPTGSPGIFSAIMIGLGRAVGETMIVLMATGNTPIMDWNMFSGFRAMSANIAVELPEAPDGGTLYRVLFLSALVLFFMTFVLNTAAELIRLKLRRKYRYL from the coding sequence GTGGCCATCAACACCGAGAGCCTTAGCGCGGGCGGGCCGGAGACGCCGGCCCGCCCGCTCGTCGTCAGCCGCGCGCGGACCGGGCGGCGTATCCTGACGGATCGCTGGGCTTCGCGGCTCGTGGTCGTGGGCGGCATCATCATCATCGCCTGCATCCTCGCCATCCTCTTCGTCATCGCCGTGGAGGTGTATCCGCTCTTCAAGCCGCCGACCACGACCTTCGTCGGGAGCTACGGAACAGCGGCTGCGGGACGCGGGCCGGCACCGGGCGACGCGATCGGGGTCGACGAGTACCGGGAAATCGCGTACACCCTCACATCCCGCGGCAGCCTCGAGTTCGCCCCACTCAAGGGGGGCCGGGACATCCCCGCCATCGCCGTGCCCGGCTTGGGCAGCGCGACGGTCACCTCCGTGGCCTCGCTCGGCAAGACGCGGCTCGTCCTCGGCACCTCCGACGGCCGGGCCATCCCGCTCGACGTGAGGTTCGACGTCACGTTCAGGGACGGCAAGCGCACCGTGGCGGCCGCGCCCGCCTTCGGGGAGCCGGCGGTGCTCGATCCGCAGAAGCGCCATGCAGTGCGCCGGCTCGCCGCGGCCGGCACGGATGCCGGCGGCGTGACGGTGGCGCAGGTTGGCCCTGCCGACCTCGTCATCCAGAGCGTCGTCGAGAAGAAGGCGTTGATCGGCGGCACGCGCCGTGAAGAGTCGCTGGCATCGTTCGCCCCGGAGCTGTCGGGCGAGATCACGGCGCTCAAGCTCGACAGCCGCGCCGAGGAGCTCTTCATCGGCACATCGCAGGGCCAAGTGCTGCGCTACGGCTTGAAGGATCCTGCATCGCCCAAGCTGGTTGAGGTCGTGGCCGTGGCGAGCAAGCCCGGCGTTCCCGTCACGGTCCTGGGATTCCTGCTCGGTGATCGGACGCTGGTCGTCGGCGACCAGGCCGGTGGTGTCAGCAGCTGGCAGGTCGTGCCGCCGCCCGGCGGCGGCGAGAAGCGGCTGACGCGGACCCACGAGTTCACCGCCCACGCCGCGCCGGTCGTAGCCATGACCGCCTCGAAGCGGGACAAGGGCTTTGCCACGGCCGACGGCTCGGGCAGCGTCCATGTCAGCTACGGCACCTCGGGCCAGACTCTGCTGTCTTTCAAGGCCGAGCGCCCGGGTCTGGAGGCGCTCGTCTTCGCGCCGAAGACCGACGCCCTGCTGGCCGAGGACGGGCAGGGCGTCATCGCCCTGTGGCAGGTGGACAACCCGCACCCTGAGACCACGCTCAAGACGCTCTTTGGCAAGGTCTGGTACGAGGGCTACTCCCAACCGACTTGGGTTTGGCAATCCACGGGGGGCACCGACGACTTCGAGTCGAAGATGAGCCTGACCCCGCTGATCTTCGGCACGATCAAGGGGACGCTCTACGCGCTGCTCTTCGCCGTGCCCATGGCCCTCCTGGCCGCTCTCTACGTGAGCGAGTTCATGCACCCGTCGGTGAAGGCCTACGTCAAGCCCGTGGTCGAGATCATGGCGGCGCTCCCGAGCGTGGTGCTGGGATTCCTGGCGGGGCTCTGGCTCGCCCCCGTTTTGGAGCCTATCGTACCCGGGCTCTTCCTCGTCCCACTCGTCCTGCCGGTCGTGATTCTGGCCGCCTACGCTCTCTGGCGCCTGGTGCCGCTCAGCATCCGGGGCGGATTCAAGACGGGGACGGAGGCCTTCCTTCTCGTCCCCGTGGTGCTGGCCGGCATCTGGATCGCCCTCGGGCTGGGCGGCCTCGTCGAGAGCACGCTGATGCAGGGCAACTACCGGGGATGGGTCCTGACGGCGCTGGGTCTCACCTATGACCAGCGGAACTCGCTCGTCGTCGGGATCGCGATGGGCTTCGCCGTGATCCCGATCATCTTCACGATCGCCGAGGACTCGCTCGCCAATGTGCCCGGGCATCTCCGGGCGGGGTCGCTGGCCCTCGGCGCCACCCGATGGCAGACGGCGCTCAGGATCGTGCTGCCGACCGGCAGCCCGGGCATCTTCTCGGCAATCATGATCGGCCTAGGGCGGGCGGTCGGCGAGACCATGATCGTCCTGATGGCGACCGGGAATACCCCCATCATGGATTGGAACATGTTCAGCGGCTTCCGGGCGATGTCGGCAAACATCGCCGTGGAGCTGCCCGAGGCGCCAGACGGCGGGACCCTCTACCGCGTGCTGTTCCTCTCGGCTTTGGTGCTCTTCTTCATGACCTTCGTGCTCAACACGGCGGCGGAGCTGATCCGGCTGAAGCTTCGCAGGAAGTACCGGTACCTATGA
- a CDS encoding phosphate ABC transporter substrate-binding protein PstS family protein, with protein MTKQMVVAVAVAAAVLGSGIVAARGQVQLDPGLQPYKTVSGVSGNLSSVGSDTLNNLMTHWAETFSRFYPNAKVQIEGKGSSTAPPALIAGTAQLGPMSREMKGTEIDQFEKKFGYKPIPIRTSVDALAVFVNKDNPIKCLSMSQVDALFSKSRRVGAKEDVTTWGQLGLAGEWANKPISLYGRNSASGTYGFFKEHVMKNGDYKDTVKEQPGSAAVVQGVTVDRYAAGYSGIGYATAGVRAVPLSEKDGGKCVEAAAENAYSGAYPMARFLFVYINKAPGKALDPLTREFVKVIVSREGQEGVIKDGYFPIPASVAKEELSKIQ; from the coding sequence ATGACAAAGCAGATGGTGGTGGCGGTGGCCGTGGCGGCCGCCGTGCTCGGCTCGGGCATCGTGGCTGCCCGGGGGCAAGTCCAGCTGGATCCGGGACTTCAGCCGTACAAGACCGTCAGCGGCGTCTCCGGCAATCTCTCGAGCGTCGGCTCTGACACCCTCAACAATCTCATGACCCACTGGGCGGAAACCTTCAGTCGCTTCTATCCGAACGCCAAGGTCCAGATCGAGGGCAAGGGCTCTTCGACGGCGCCGCCCGCGCTCATCGCCGGCACCGCCCAGCTCGGGCCCATGTCGCGGGAGATGAAAGGCACCGAGATCGACCAATTCGAGAAGAAGTTCGGCTACAAGCCGATCCCGATCCGCACGTCTGTAGACGCCCTCGCCGTGTTCGTCAACAAGGACAACCCGATCAAGTGCCTGAGCATGAGCCAGGTAGACGCGCTCTTCTCGAAGTCGCGCCGCGTTGGCGCCAAGGAAGACGTCACCACGTGGGGGCAGCTCGGGCTCGCGGGTGAGTGGGCGAACAAGCCGATCAGCCTCTACGGCCGCAACTCGGCCTCGGGCACCTACGGCTTCTTCAAAGAGCACGTGATGAAGAACGGAGACTACAAGGACACCGTGAAGGAGCAGCCGGGCTCGGCCGCCGTCGTGCAGGGTGTGACCGTCGACCGCTACGCCGCCGGCTACAGCGGCATCGGCTACGCCACGGCGGGGGTGCGCGCCGTGCCGCTGTCGGAGAAGGACGGCGGCAAGTGCGTCGAGGCCGCGGCGGAGAATGCCTATTCCGGCGCCTACCCGATGGCGCGCTTCCTCTTCGTCTACATCAACAAGGCGCCGGGGAAAGCCCTCGATCCGCTCACCCGTGAGTTCGTGAAGGTGATCGTGTCAAGAGAAGGCCAGGAGGGCGTCATCAAGGACGGCTACTTCCCGATCCCGGCCTCCGTCGCCAAGGAAGAGCTGTCGAAGATCCAGTAG